TTCTTGATCGACGCCGGCGACCTGCGCCGGGTTTCCCCGGCGGGCGAAGTCACCACGGTTGCCACCAAGCTCAGTGCACACAAGCCGCCGCCCGCGAGCGTCTCGGAGCGGCACTACCACATGGGATTGTGGCTGGACAAGGAAGGGTCGATCTACGTGGCTGTCGCTCGCGAGCGGCTCGTTCTCCGAGTCGACTCCGACGGCAAGAGAGAAGTCGTGGCGCGTTCGGGTGAGCCCTGGTCGCCTTCGGGCGGCATGTTCGACCGCGAGGGCAATCTTTGGCTGCTCGAGTACGACTCGTCCAATGAGGTGCGCGTCCGTCGCCTCGACCACAACGGGAAGGAAAGCATTTATCTCGGTGGAACGAAGCCGTGAGTCCTCCTCATGGGAGCGTTCACTGCAACGAGCATGGCGAGGCGACGCAACCTGTGTTTGATTCCCTCACCCATGCAGCCCGGCGTTCTCGGGCTATGCAGGCATCCATCGAAGAGTGAGCGGACTAGCGGAACAGGGCCTTGACGCCGCCCCAGGTTTGGGCGGTGGCGGGGACGGTGCCGTCGCGGAGCCAGATGGTCTGGCCGAGCGTGGCCGGCATGGCGGCCTGGAGGATCCCGGAGGAAGTCTCGGTGGTGAGGAGTTCGAAGCGGTCCCACAGGGATTCCGTGTGCACGTAGTAGTCGATGGTGCAGCGGTAGTCCAGGTAGAGGGCGGACGATTCGGCGGTGAGGTCGAAACCCGTGTCCAGGGCCGGAGCCAGCCAGTCGGCGCCCCAGACGATGTCGCCGTTTTCAATCTCGAGAACGCGATGGTGGCCGGGCGGTACCAGATTCGTGGCCGCACCGAAGTTGCCCCGCACGGCGAAGATGGAAACGCTGGCCACGACGTCCCCTTGCGGCACGGGAACCGCTCCGATCCACGATGGTGCGTGCACTTCGAGGGAGACGTGCACCGTGCCGCCATCGACGCGGGTGACGCCAGCCCGGATCCAAGGAGTCATTGCCGCGGCGACGCCGGCATGGCAAAGGAGCAACACAGCAGCCAGAGATGGCGCGAACCGTGAAGAATGGGATGTCACCAAGTACGACCTCGTTGGTCTCTCGCTCCAATGAGCTTACCTGTCATGGGAGGCTGCAGTCAATCCGGCGTCCCCCGACGGGACGAGCGGGCAGCGCGGTGCGGCGAGAGGCGGGGTCAATCGGCTCGAACCCCTCGTGCGTTGTTGCCGTCGCGCAAGGTTATTTGACGCTCCTTCAAGGTGATGTGGCTCGTGGTGGTGAGGCCGCCGGTGGTTGTGCAGCGGCTTGTTGTTCCAGGTGCTGCCTCAAGCGTTCCAAGGCCTTCCCGTAAGCAGCCCAGTCCCCGGCCCTGGATGCTGTCTCGGCTTCGCGCAGGAGCTCCAACCCCTTCCCCGCCACAGCGCGCCCATCTGCAGTGAGCACAGACGTCGAGGCCCCTGCCCCAGCCGCTGGCACACCGCCGCGGGCCGCCGCCGGGAGAGCGCTCACCTGGGCACCCAGGACGCGGGCGAGCGCAGTTTCCAGACTCACGTCCATGGCGATGCGGTTGCCGAGGGCGACGATGACGCGCTTCAGCTCCGGTAGCGCCCCGCTCTCAGCCCGCAGGTAGAGCGGCTCCACGTAGAGCACCGAGCCCCCGAGGGGGATGACGAGGAGGTTGCCACGGATGACGTTGGAGCCGCGCTGGCTCCACAACGTCAGCTGCTGGGAGATGTCTGCATCCTGGTCGATGCGGGCTTCGATCTGGCGCGGGCCGTAGACGAGCTCCTGTTTCGGGAACTGGAAGACCACCCGCCGGCCCAGGGCCTCGCCGTCGCAGCGCGCCGCCAGCCAGGCGATCATGTTGTCCTTGCGGGACGGCGTGAAGGGCAACATGAGGATCATTTCGGCAGCGTCGCCGCCAGGCAGACGCATGATCGTGTAGTACGGCTCCATGACGATCTCCCGGCCTTCGAAGCTCTCGATGGGGATCTGCCACAGGTCTTCGCGGTTGTAGAAGACCTGGGGATCTTCCATGTGGAAGGTGGCGAAGGTCTCGGCCTGCACGCGGAAGAGATCGACGGGGTAGCGGAGGTGTGCGCGGATCCCGTCCGGCAGGTCGGCGAGCGGCCGGAAGAGGCTCGGGAACACGGCGCGGTAGACGGCCAGCAAGGGATCTTTCGCGTCGGCGATGTAGAAGGTCGTCGTGCCGTGGTAGGCGTCGACCACCACCTTGACCGCGTTGCGGATGTAGTTGATCCCGCCGTGGGGCTGCGAGTACGGGAAGCGATCGCTCACCGTGTAGGCGTCGATCACCCAGAAGAGCCGCCCGTCGTGGATGACGAGGTAGGGATCGCGGTCGTAGCGCAGGAAGGGCGCCAGCCGCCGCAGGCGGGCGTCGAGGGTCCGGTAGAGGAGGACACGGCTCTCCGGCTGGATCGCCCCGGTGAAGAGCAGCTCCCGGGAGCGCAGGTGCCAGGCGAGGAGGAGCCGGCGGGCGAAGGAGCCGAGCCGAATGCCACCCTCGCCGCTGTAGCGCACGAACTGATTCGCCTCCCCTGCCGGGTAGTCGAACTCGTCCTCCGTCGTTCCGGTGAGCACGAACTCCGTCGTCTGCTCGCCGTAGTAGATCTCCGGGCGCGTCACCTGGATCTCCACCACCGAGACCGGAGGGATGTCGCGGATGTAGAGCGACGGCAGGCCCTCGCCGCTGATCTCGTTCACCGGGCTCATGCAGAGCCCGTAGCCGTGGGTGTACTTGAGGTGCAGGTTCACCCAGGTGCGAGCGTCTTCGTTCAGCTGGTCATAGGCCAGCTCGCGCGCCGAGAGCATGACCTGCCGTTGCCGGCCGCCGATCTGGTAACGGTCCACGTCCACGTCGCCGAAGTTGTAATAGGGGCGGATCTCCTGGATCTGCCGGTAGGTGGCGAGCAGCGGCCGCCAGTCCCAGAGACGCACGTTCTCCAGCGTCGGCTCGTGCCCCTGCAGGATATCCGCAGGAGTGCCGGCGACGATCTGGAAGGGGCGCGACTCGATGTCCTCGAGGCCGTAGGCCTCGCGGGTAAAGCGCAACGCGTTCTCGATGTAGGGCCGTTCCCGCATCAGCTCGTTCGGTTCGACGACGAGCTTCTGCACCGCCGACGGCACGATGACGGCGCTGAGCACGTACGCCGCCGCCACCGCTGCCGGGCCGGCCGCGATATAGAGCCAGCGGCCGCGGAGAACACCAGCGAGCAGGATCCCGGCGCCGGCGAGCGTCACCCCCACCATGAGGCGCAGACCGAGAAGGCCGGCCTTGGCATCGGTGTAGCAAGCGCCGTAAACGGCCCCCTGGCGCGAATGCAGGATGTCGTACTGAGCGAGCACGAAGTGGAAGGAGAGGAGGCCGAGGAAAAGAGCCGCGATCCAGCCGAGGTGTGTACGTGCCGCTCGCGTCGGGCCGCGCGCATCCACGAGACCGCCCCGCACGCCGTAGACCACCAGCGTTCCTAGGCCGGTGAGGATGGTGACGAGGAGCAGCCAGCCGTGGATCGTCCGGAAGGCGGGCAGCGTGAAGAGGTGGAAGCCGAGATCGCGGCTGAAAATAGGGTCGGTGAGGCCGTACGGCTGGCGGTGCAGGAAGGTCTGCAACACGAGCCACTGGCGAGCAAGCGAGGCGGCGAGCCCCAAGGCGAGGGCCGCGGCCACCGCGCCCACGAGCAGAGGCAGCCGCTGTTCGAGGCGGAGCATGACGAGATCCACTTGCGCTCGGGGGCCGAGGCCGAGAGAAGGGCTGCGCCGCAGCGCGGCCCGAAAAGAGAAGAGGAGCGGCGGGAAGGCCAAGACCCAACCCACCAGCCCGAGGAGGATCTGGTTCCCGAGGCGGGTACGGAAGACGTCGGCGTAGCCGAGCTCTCCGAACCAGAGGTTCTCCACCCAAAGCGCGGCGCCGAGTCGGGCCACGACGACGAGCAGGAAGAATCCAGCGATCCAGGGGCCGATACGGCGCCGCCGGGCGCGGGGAAGCCTAGGCAACACCACCAGGGGACCTCCAGGGGTTCAGGCCGCTTGGTCGCGGAACTGCAGCTCGTAGAGCCGGGCGTAGATGCCGCCTGCACGCAGCAGCTCGGCGTGGGAACCTGCTTCGCGCAGGCGGCCGCGGTGCAGCACCAGGATGCGGTCGCAGTCCTGGATGGTGGAGAGCCGGTGCGCCACCACGAGCGAGGTGCGTCCGGCGAGCACGCGGTGCACGGCGTCGCGGATCTCGAGCTCCGTCTCCGTGTCGACGCTCGAAGTCGCTTCGTCGAGGACGAGGACGGCGGGATCGAACGCCAGCACCCGCGCCAGCGCCAGGAGCTGGCGCTGGCCGACGGAGAGGGTGGAGCCCCGTTCGCTCACCTCGGTGGTGTAGCCCTCGGGCAGCTTGGCGATGAAGCGCTCGGCGTGGACGAGACGCGCCGCTTCCTGCACCTGCTCGCTCGTGATGCGCGCTTCCCCGAGGCGGATGTTGCTCTCGATGCTGCCGGCGAAGAGGAAGGGATCCTGCAGCACGACTCCCACCTGGCGGCGTAGGTCGGTGAGGTCGAGGCTGCGGACGTCGATGCCGTCCAGCAGGATGCGGCCGCGCTGGATGTCGTAGAGGCGGGTGAGGACGGAGAGGACCGAAGTTTTGCCGGCACCGGTGGCGCCGACGACGGCGACGCGCTCCCCGGGCTGCACCTCGAAGGAGAGTCCTTCGAGCACCGGCTCCCCCGGCTTGTACTCGAAGTGGACGTCGTCGAAGACCACGTGGCCGCGGGCGCGTTCGAGACGCCGCGCCGAAGGCGGGCTCTGCAGGCGCGGCTCCCGGTCCAGGAGGCGGAAGAGCCGCTCTGACGACGCCATGGCGGACTGGAAGGTGTTGTACTTCTCCGCCAGGTCGCTGATGGGGCGGAAGAAGCGCTCCGCGTACTGCAGGAAAGCGACGAGAACGCCCAGTTCCAAGGAGTTCTGCACCACCCTTCCACCGCCGTACCAGACGATGAGGGCAGTCGCTGCCGCCGAAACGAGTTCCACCGCCGGATAGAAGAGCGCGTAGTAGAGGATGGTGCGCAGGTGCGCCTCCCGGTGCGCGCCGTTGAGGCCGGCGAACTTCTGCAGGCTCGCGCCCTCGCGACCGAAGAGCTGCACCACCCGCATTCCCGTCAGGTGCTCCTGCAGGAAGGCATTCATCGCCGCCACCCGACCACGGACGATGCGGTACGAGGTCCGCACCCGGGCCCGGAAGAGAAGGCTGATGAGGAAGAGCGCCGGCAGCACTAGGTTGGCGACGAGCGCCAGCCGCCAGTCCAGGAGGAACATGGCGATGACGATGCCGACGAGGGTGAGGAAATCGCCGAAGATGGCCACCACACCGGTGGTGAAGAGCTCGTGCAGCGTCCCCACGTCTCCCATGACGCGGGTCATCAGCCGGCCCACGGGGTTGTGGTCGTAGAAGCCGAGCTCGAGGCGGACGAGGTGGCGCATGATGCGGCTGCGCAGATCGAACATGATCTGCTGCCCCACCCACTGCATGACGTAGAACTGGGCGTACTCCAAGGTGAAGTCCAGGAGGACGACGCCGAGGTAGAGGAGCGCCAGACGCCCGAGGCCATGCAGGTCGCCGACGCGGATGTGGTCGTCGATGGCGATCTTGGTGAGGTAGGGCCCGACGAGCTGCAGCAGCGAGTTGCAGAAAAGCAGCAGCACCGCAAGCCACACCCAGCGGGCGTAGGGGCGCAGGTGCGCGAGCAGCCGCCGCGCCAGGACGCGATCGAAGGGGCGCCCGGCGCCGTCCTCTTCCTGCGGTTCCCCGCTCACCGATTCTCCTCCTGCAGATCCTGCTCGAGCTCTTCCCGCAGCATCTGCTTCCGCACCAGCCGGGCGTAGTAACCGCCGCGCTGCAGGAGCTCCTCGTGCGTCCCCTGCTCGACGATGCGCCCCTCGTCGAGGACGACGACCCGATCGGCGCTGCGTACGGTGGAAACGCGGTGCGCCACCACGAGGGTGGTACGGCTCCGCATGATGTCGCGCAGCTGGGCCAGGATACGCTCTTCCGTGTCGGTGTCCACGCTGGAGAGGCAGTCGTCGAGGAGCAGGATCGCCGGATCGCGGAGCAGCGCCCGGGCGATGGCGGTGCGCTGCTTCTGGCCGCCGGACAGGGTGATGCCGCGTTCGCCGAGGATGGTCTCGAGGCCCTGCGGGAAGCGTTGCACCGCCTCGCTGAGCTGGGCGACGTCGGCTGCCGCGGTCAGGCGCGTGGCGAGGTCGCCGCGCCCGTCCTGCGGCGCGCCGTCCGCCACACCGAAGGCGATGTTGGCGCGCAGCGTATCGCTGAAGAGGAAGGTTTCCTGCGGCACCATGCCGATGCCCTGGCGCAGCCAGGCAGCCGGCAAGCGGCGCACGTCGTGGCCGTCGACCCGGACCACGCCCTGCTCCGTTTCGTAGAGACGCGCCACGAGCGCGAGCAGCGTGCTCTTGCCGGCTCCGGTGGGACCGACGAGGGCGACGGTCTCCCCGGCGCGCACGTGCAGGTCGATCTCGCACAGCACCGGCGTACCGTCGACGTAGGCGAAGCTCACCTGCTCCAGCGCGATCTCGCCGCGCATGGGCACCTCGGGCGGCAGGGCGCCGTCGGTGCTGCTCGCCGGCGGCTGCTGCAGGAGGAAGTTGATGCGGCTCATGCTCGCGGCGCCGCGTTCCACCAGGTTCATCACCCAGCCGATGGAGATCATGGGCCAGGTGAGACGGCCGAGGTAGGCGTTGAAGGCGACGAACTCCCCCACCGTGATGGCGTTGCGCACGATCTGCTGGCCGCCGATCCAGAGGGTGAGGATGGCGCCGGCGCCGACGATGAGCGCCATGGAGGGAAAGAAGAGTCCCCAGGCACGCACCAGCTTCAGGTTGCGGTGGACGAGCTCGCGTGCCTCGACCTGAAAGCTCTCGAGCTCGCTCTCTTCCTGGGCATAGGACTGCACCACCCGGATCCCGGCCAGCGTCTCCTGCACCCGCGCCGAGAGGCGCGACTCCTGATCCTGGGCGTAGAGGGTGCGCTCGTGCACCTTCCTCCCGAGGGTGCGGACGACGATGGCGAGGGTGGCCATGGGCAAGATGGCGAAGAGGGTGAGCCGGACGTCGATGAGGCTCATGAGGACCAAGCTCGAGGTCACGGTGATGAAGGTGTTCGCGCTGTACATGAAGGCTGGTCCCACAACCGACCGTACCGCCTCGAGATCCGAGCTCGCCCGGGTCATCAGGTCACCGGTGCGGGAGCGGTCGTAGAAACGCGGCGGCAGGCGGAGGAGGTGGGCGAAGAGATCCTGGCGCAGCTCGTACTCGATGTGGCGCGAGGCGCCGATGAGGTCGCGGCGCATGCGGAAACGGAAGTAGCCCTGCACGAAGGAAGCGGCGACGATGACCAGGCAGTAGGGGCCGAGGAGATGGTGGCGCGCCGCGTCGCGCAGCACGTCCACCGCCGCACCGAGAAGCCAGGGAATCACCTGGCCGATGCCGGCGGTGCAGACGATCCACACCGAACCGAACAGAAAGGTGCGCCGGTGCCGCGCGAGGTAGGGTTTCAGGGTGGAGAAGGCGCGGATTGTTCTCACCTCCGGCAGCGAGCCGTATCGTAGCACGCGTGCCGGGGTTCTGGTCCGCGGTCGGGGGAGAGCGGGGTCGAGTCGCTTTTCAGAGGCCTCGCCGCTGCAGGAGGAAGATCCAGGCGTGTCGCTCGAGCCAGGGTTGCAAGCGCCGGAGTGCCTCGAGCACGGCCGGATCGAAGCGGCCGGCGGCGGACGCGGCGAGGGCGGCGATGGCGGTGCGGAGCGTGCGCGGGCGGCGGGGCGGATCGGCGGCGAGAAGGATGTCGAGGGCGTCGGCGACGGCGAGGCAGCGGGCGCCGAGGGGGACCTCGCCGGGCTCCTTCCAGCGGTCGCGCTGGTGCCGGAGGATCGCCTGCATGCCCTCGCAGCCCGAAGGATCGTGCAGACTTCGCCAGGTGGCCTCGATGCGTTCCTCCACGCTCGAACCGCCCGCGGCATCGAGCGCGCAGACCTCGCCATCCGTAGGACCGGCGCTGCCGAGCGCTCCCGCACCGTGCAGCAGTGCGGCCCAGTGCAGCGCTTCCAACTCGCCCGTGGGGAGAGCGAGCTCGCGGCCGAGGAGGAGCGCCAGGAGCCGCACGCGGAGTGCGTGGCCTCGCTGCGCCGGGCGCCTGCTCTCGAGGCCGGTGACCAAGGCAGCGACGAGCTCGGCGGTGCGGGCATCGGCGGGCGCCACCGCCGGGGCGAGCCACGGAAGCTTGCCGCGCGCCGCTTCGAAGAGGGCGAGAATCTCGCTGTGCTCCCCTTCCCCGCGCGCGGTCTCCGGATTGTCGCGGCCCGAGGCCAGGTGTCCGCGCAGGTCGTGGAGGAAGGCCTGGATCGCTGTGTCCGTGTCGTTCGACGGTTCGGCGGCGGCGTAGCCGAAGGCGAAGAGCGTGGGACCGGTGTCCGAGCCGTTTGGCGCGCTGCGCGCCAGGCGCACTTTGCGCGGACACTTCTCGGCCAGCTGCGCCGGCAGATCGACCTCGGGTCGCGTGAGGTAGGCACGGCGCTTCCGGCAGCGGTCGAAGGTGCGGACGTCCTCACGCTCGCAGAGAGCGCAGACGGGACCGAGGAGGAGGCGAACACCGTGGTGGCCGGGGGCATTCCAGAGTTCGAGAGAGATTCCCAGGTCCTGCGCCACGCGGAGGGCAGGATCGTCTTTGAGCGTCGGGAGGGTGGCGCGGCTGGTGCGGGTCTCGGTCTTCACCGGATCTCCTTCTCGCCCTGCCGTCGCCGCGTGGATCACGCGTCGCCGGCAGGCCCACTCGGCATCCGGGGCGAACGGCAAAGACTGTGCAAATAAGGCGCCAGGCTGGAAGGTTGGCGGCCCGGGATGCTGTTTCTTCGCGGCCGAGACACCCTTGGACCGTGAGTCTCGAGCTGCGTTCGTCTGGAGGTAGCGTGCGCCTGTGCCTGTGCATCGCTGCGCTTCTCTGCGCCGCGGCGCCGGCTGCGTGGAGTCGAGAAGCTCGCTGGGAAAGCTGGCGGGGCCTGCCGGTCGTTGCCGTCGCAATCGAAGCCGGTGAAGTCTTCGACACGACGCGCCCGGAAGAGAACCACTGGCCTTTTCGCTGGGTGAACGCGCTGCACATCCGCACCCGCGAGGGCGTCATCCGCCGCGAACTCCTCTGCAGTCAGGGTTCCGCCTTCGATCCCCTGCTCGTCGCAGAGAGCGAGCGCAACCTCCGCGCCCTCGGGATCTTCCAGGATGTCCGCATCGAAGCCGAGGCGGTGGAAGGCGGTGTGCGCCTCCTCGTGCACACCGAGGATCGGTGGTCCATGCGGGTGCTCGCGGACGTCGCCAAGGAAGGAGATATCTACCGTGTGCGGCTGGGGCTGGAGAACATCAACTTCCTCGGCCGCGGCAGCGTCTTCGGCGGCAACGTGGTGGCCTCCAACGACGTGGATGCGTTGCAGCTCTTCGCGGGCGAGCGCCGGCTCTTCGGCAGCCGCTGGAATGCGGCCTATGGCTACGGCAGCGACGACCTCGTGGTGGCCAACGAGGCGACCTTGGTGCGCCCCTATTTCTCCGAGCTCGTGCACTGGACGGCGGATCTCCGCTTTCGCTCCATCCACGGCGACCGGCGCTTCTTTTTCGACGGCGCCCTGGCGGACACCTTGGATCTGGACGAGAGCATCGCCGAGGGCTTCGGTGCCGGGCACGCGCACGGCGAGGTGCGCACCCGTCTCGGCCTGCTCTACTCCCGCCGTGATGTGAGCCGCGTGCTGGACGCGCACCAGGCGGCGGTGGGCCTGTGCTGGGGGGCGATGCAGCGTCGCTTCCGGCAGGTCCGGAACGTGGATCGCTACGGCACCAGCGAGGACATCGCCAGCGGTTGGAGCGTGCAAGCCGGCGCCGGCGCCGATCTCCGCGCTCTCGGAGCCGATGACGACCGGCCGCTCTGGCGCCTGGATGCCACCTACGCCCGCTTCCTCGGTGACCGCGGTCTCCTCGGCCTACAGTTCCGCCACCACAGCTTCTACGACGCTGGCGAGATCGAGAACGGCCGCATCGAGCTCGATCTCTACGGCTTCCAGCAGTGGCCGCCACGGCAGAGCCTGGCCTGGAACCTCGGCGCCGCCGCGCTGCTCCGCGAACCCGAATACCTGCGCTTCGCCATCGGTGGCGACAACCAGGTGCGCGGCTATCCGGCGCGCTTCGACACCGGAACGCGCCTCTGCTACGCCCATCTGGAGCACCGGGTGTTCACGCCGGTCCGCTTTCTCTTCCTGGGCTTCGGCGCCGCCGTCTTCGTGGACGCGGCGCAGGCCTGGGAGATCGACGAGCCCTTCCGGCTGGCGGGCACGCACCTCGGTGGCGGTGCCGGTCTCAGGATCGGCAATCCCAAGTCGGGGGCCAGCGTATTTCGTCTGGATTTCGCCTTTGGCCGCGATTCCTTCG
The Candidatus Krumholzibacteriia bacterium DNA segment above includes these coding regions:
- a CDS encoding UPF0182 family protein is translated as MVLPRLPRARRRRIGPWIAGFFLLVVVARLGAALWVENLWFGELGYADVFRTRLGNQILLGLVGWVLAFPPLLFSFRAALRRSPSLGLGPRAQVDLVMLRLEQRLPLLVGAVAAALALGLAASLARQWLVLQTFLHRQPYGLTDPIFSRDLGFHLFTLPAFRTIHGWLLLVTILTGLGTLVVYGVRGGLVDARGPTRAARTHLGWIAALFLGLLSFHFVLAQYDILHSRQGAVYGACYTDAKAGLLGLRLMVGVTLAGAGILLAGVLRGRWLYIAAGPAAVAAAYVLSAVIVPSAVQKLVVEPNELMRERPYIENALRFTREAYGLEDIESRPFQIVAGTPADILQGHEPTLENVRLWDWRPLLATYRQIQEIRPYYNFGDVDVDRYQIGGRQRQVMLSARELAYDQLNEDARTWVNLHLKYTHGYGLCMSPVNEISGEGLPSLYIRDIPPVSVVEIQVTRPEIYYGEQTTEFVLTGTTEDEFDYPAGEANQFVRYSGEGGIRLGSFARRLLLAWHLRSRELLFTGAIQPESRVLLYRTLDARLRRLAPFLRYDRDPYLVIHDGRLFWVIDAYTVSDRFPYSQPHGGINYIRNAVKVVVDAYHGTTTFYIADAKDPLLAVYRAVFPSLFRPLADLPDGIRAHLRYPVDLFRVQAETFATFHMEDPQVFYNREDLWQIPIESFEGREIVMEPYYTIMRLPGGDAAEMILMLPFTPSRKDNMIAWLAARCDGEALGRRVVFQFPKQELVYGPRQIEARIDQDADISQQLTLWSQRGSNVIRGNLLVIPLGGSVLYVEPLYLRAESGALPELKRVIVALGNRIAMDVSLETALARVLGAQVSALPAAARGGVPAAGAGASTSVLTADGRAVAGKGLELLREAETASRAGDWAAYGKALERLRQHLEQQAAAQPPAASPPRATSP
- a CDS encoding ABC transporter ATP-binding protein, translating into MSGEPQEEDGAGRPFDRVLARRLLAHLRPYARWVWLAVLLLFCNSLLQLVGPYLTKIAIDDHIRVGDLHGLGRLALLYLGVVLLDFTLEYAQFYVMQWVGQQIMFDLRSRIMRHLVRLELGFYDHNPVGRLMTRVMGDVGTLHELFTTGVVAIFGDFLTLVGIVIAMFLLDWRLALVANLVLPALFLISLLFRARVRTSYRIVRGRVAAMNAFLQEHLTGMRVVQLFGREGASLQKFAGLNGAHREAHLRTILYYALFYPAVELVSAAATALIVWYGGGRVVQNSLELGVLVAFLQYAERFFRPISDLAEKYNTFQSAMASSERLFRLLDREPRLQSPPSARRLERARGHVVFDDVHFEYKPGEPVLEGLSFEVQPGERVAVVGATGAGKTSVLSVLTRLYDIQRGRILLDGIDVRSLDLTDLRRQVGVVLQDPFLFAGSIESNIRLGEARITSEQVQEAARLVHAERFIAKLPEGYTTEVSERGSTLSVGQRQLLALARVLAFDPAVLVLDEATSSVDTETELEIRDAVHRVLAGRTSLVVAHRLSTIQDCDRILVLHRGRLREAGSHAELLRAGGIYARLYELQFRDQAA
- a CDS encoding ABC transporter ATP-binding protein; its protein translation is MRTIRAFSTLKPYLARHRRTFLFGSVWIVCTAGIGQVIPWLLGAAVDVLRDAARHHLLGPYCLVIVAASFVQGYFRFRMRRDLIGASRHIEYELRQDLFAHLLRLPPRFYDRSRTGDLMTRASSDLEAVRSVVGPAFMYSANTFITVTSSLVLMSLIDVRLTLFAILPMATLAIVVRTLGRKVHERTLYAQDQESRLSARVQETLAGIRVVQSYAQEESELESFQVEARELVHRNLKLVRAWGLFFPSMALIVGAGAILTLWIGGQQIVRNAITVGEFVAFNAYLGRLTWPMISIGWVMNLVERGAASMSRINFLLQQPPASSTDGALPPEVPMRGEIALEQVSFAYVDGTPVLCEIDLHVRAGETVALVGPTGAGKSTLLALVARLYETEQGVVRVDGHDVRRLPAAWLRQGIGMVPQETFLFSDTLRANIAFGVADGAPQDGRGDLATRLTAAADVAQLSEAVQRFPQGLETILGERGITLSGGQKQRTAIARALLRDPAILLLDDCLSSVDTDTEERILAQLRDIMRSRTTLVVAHRVSTVRSADRVVVLDEGRIVEQGTHEELLQRGGYYARLVRKQMLREELEQDLQEENR
- a CDS encoding HD domain-containing phosphohydrolase, which encodes MKTETRTSRATLPTLKDDPALRVAQDLGISLELWNAPGHHGVRLLLGPVCALCEREDVRTFDRCRKRRAYLTRPEVDLPAQLAEKCPRKVRLARSAPNGSDTGPTLFAFGYAAAEPSNDTDTAIQAFLHDLRGHLASGRDNPETARGEGEHSEILALFEAARGKLPWLAPAVAPADARTAELVAALVTGLESRRPAQRGHALRVRLLALLLGRELALPTGELEALHWAALLHGAGALGSAGPTDGEVCALDAAGGSSVEERIEATWRSLHDPSGCEGMQAILRHQRDRWKEPGEVPLGARCLAVADALDILLAADPPRRPRTLRTAIAALAASAAGRFDPAVLEALRRLQPWLERHAWIFLLQRRGL
- a CDS encoding BamA/TamA family outer membrane protein, with translation MRLCLCIAALLCAAAPAAWSREARWESWRGLPVVAVAIEAGEVFDTTRPEENHWPFRWVNALHIRTREGVIRRELLCSQGSAFDPLLVAESERNLRALGIFQDVRIEAEAVEGGVRLLVHTEDRWSMRVLADVAKEGDIYRVRLGLENINFLGRGSVFGGNVVASNDVDALQLFAGERRLFGSRWNAAYGYGSDDLVVANEATLVRPYFSELVHWTADLRFRSIHGDRRFFFDGALADTLDLDESIAEGFGAGHAHGEVRTRLGLLYSRRDVSRVLDAHQAAVGLCWGAMQRRFRQVRNVDRYGTSEDIASGWSVQAGAGADLRALGADDDRPLWRLDATYARFLGDRGLLGLQFRHHSFYDAGEIENGRIELDLYGFQQWPPRQSLAWNLGAAALLREPEYLRFAIGGDNQVRGYPARFDTGTRLCYAHLEHRVFTPVRFLFLGFGAAVFVDAAQAWEIDEPFRLAGTHLGGGAGLRIGNPKSGASVFRLDFAFGRDSFEVSVASGSFFRAARSFEFPEPSLYR